The window AATCACAGTGGCCAGATAAAAGCTGGGAGgactctgcagtggcacagagcagcaagtGAGACACAGATAACTGCTGTGCATGAAACCAGGCTTGGGTGCTCCTCAAGCACTTTGCAAACAATGTAAAAACCACAGACAAAGCAATGTGTTAGCAAGTCCCTTGTGCATTTAgagtttatttcatttttttgtaaTGGAACTGCACCATTGGTTACTCTAATTGAGGTATTTAGCCAAAATCCAGTATATAGTCATGAAAATAAGTACACTGCCTTAGAGCTATGTAAAAACATTGTACAAAATTTGTGTCCATGtcaaataaatacattaattttaatatcTATGTAAAGAAACATGACTTGGATACTCTTGtggttaagaaaaaaaaataaaacaactggCTCTTTCACATATTTTAGGCAAACATTCAGTTTTACATTAAACAGACCTCAAACTGAATCTTAGGTAACAGGTCAAATACAAACGTAGAAACTTAAAAGTGCCAACAAACAAGATAATTCAAGTACAGGAAACgttaaaaaatatatgtatttatttaaattttcagaTGGTTCCAATAGGGACAGGCCATCAGGGATTTAAATAGAACATGAAAACATCTGAGATAACAAGAACAAGAAACATTTTGTTCCAGAATAAAATAGAAATCATTAATCCAACATTTTAGAAACAGAGAAGTCCACGGCAACTTAGAAAAAGAGACTTAAGAGTTCATTTCTGTTCTGAATATGGCCTGGAAGAATCACAGCAGCTATCCCAGCCACCAGGTGATGATGACTTTTCTGTATCCACGCTCTGATTGTAAGCAGATAGAAAATAATTGCTCCCttcttggttttgatttgcagGAGAAATTGGGTATGTTGTTCCCAGAAAAGTCTGATGAGTGAGGACATTAAAGTGGCTGAACTGATGGGACATGTTTAATGGTCTGCTATAAACCTGGAAGTTACTGAAAGGAGTTTGTTCAACTGCAttgtggttttttccttcagcagagcATGTTGTAGAAACTGTGGTAATTGGCTGCTTCTCTTCCAAGCCAGTTTTGTAAGTCTTTTCCCCAAGGCCACTTTGTGCTTCAGGAGTTAACTCTGTAACTGATAAGCAGCTTTCTTTAGCATCTACTCCATGTGGGCCCTTGGCCTCTGTCTGCAAAGCTTCCACATGAGTATCATACTTAGAGGCACCACTGCAGATTTCTATTTCTGACAATTCATCCCCTGAATCCAGAGACatgtcctcctcatccttctcatccttTTCTACAAGAACTACattaaaagagagagaaagttCTATTCTATTGAAATATAAACTTTGGTTAAAAAGGCCATACACTACTCACAGTGTTACACTTCAGGTCTGCCAGTCCACCAGCACTTTAAGTCTTGGTCTTCTGCCACTTGTGTTCACTTACTCAACACACACACTCAACCCTCTGTAGGAGTGTCCAGTTACTTGGTGCTAAAAGCTTCTGCACAGCGTGCTCATATTTAGTGCTGGGAAATCCCAACTCCCAGCTCCAAAGGGGACAATGTCAAAACAGCATCTAAAGTTACACAGCAGGTGAGTATTTGATCAGACAATTAAAGGAGTACAATTACTGACATCTCAGTACAGTTTATCTACTCTAGTAGATAAAGCAGGTAGAGACAAGTTTATCCTTTTCCTGAAAACAGATGTCCTGTCTAGTGCCTCAAACACCATGTTAGCCTGTACTTCTGTCTTCAAGGTCTCTGTGCTCCATCCCCACTGCTTTTTCCCCATCATTCAAACAGGAGTAGCTTGAGAGTTGGGTTTTCCTTGCCAGCTGCAGTGGCTGTTGACCAGAGCCAAGGCACACTGTCCCAGCACCTCCACCCCACACATGCAGTTTAGAAAGGAAAGTTTAAGTGTGTTTGACCTCACCTGATTGTCtttggccagcactgcaggaagCAAGGTGGTTCTGCTCAGTAACAGTGTTGTTAAACCCAACGAGACTTTTAAAGTTACGCATGAAGTCATCAACAGCAGCAACCACTATGCCATTGTCAACGTAGCTCGAGAGCGTCTGGAGGTTCTTTTCTAAATACATACAAGAGTTTCTATTAATATTTAGCACCTATTGTCAAAAAAGGGGGAGAGGTATTCACACAAGTGGGATTTACCTGTTAGGAAGACAACATGTCTCTGTTTTATGTTTTGAGCCTGAAGCCTGATGAGACAGTCAAGTTCTGGAGCATTTCGAGTCTGAGAGTCACAGTTATGGTAAGACAGAATCTCAACCAAGTACTTCTTCTCATAGGTGTTCAGCAGGGTGAGCAGGTCCAGGGCATTGGCATTCATCCTGCAGCGGGGGGAAAGCTCACTGTTAGAAACAGTTTAAGGGCAGTCTAAATATCAAAAGACAAACATAAGAGTAAGTTCTATTTAAGTGTTTTGGATGGCATAATGAAAACTGAAGCATTTTAACAGCTCATATTTTAGAACCTTACTTACCTCCccagctctttcagttttttttgtattttgcagTGGACTTTCCATTGCCATTTCCCATCTGGGGTATTGAGATCCTCCAGAAATGTTAGGAACTGTTTTAGTTTATCTGTTATAGAGATATTGAATAAAAGTTAAATTTTGTGGTATGTAGACTGAGAATACTGCTTCAGTGTATACAAAAAGCTGTTTCCTGTTTTCATCACAGTACAGTCACAAAGTTTTATTCCATACAGACTGGCCAACAGCAGTATCATAAAACTGAGCTGCCTTTCTGCACCTCAGGTGCCCAGCAGTGGTATTTAAAAGCTGACCTCAGTATACACACTCTACCTTGCTAAAATAATTCAAACAATTCTAACCTCATTAACAATTCGATTTCAAATTAAGAAAAAGTATATATAGCATATTTGTGGATAGAGTAGTAAGGAATAAAAGGCTTCACAGACATAACTACACAATGTAATACAAACTGAAGACAAGATCTCCCTGTTCATGTGCTCTTCAAGAACACCACTGGGCTGAGAAAGAGACTGAACTAGCTGAAGTTCTCAAAGAACATCACAAAAATTGGAGGACCTGATCCTTCACTATGGTGAGTATGGGACTTCTCACATACTGAAATGTCAGGATTTTAGTTCTAAAGCTTCCAGAAGGATCACACCTACCTGTAGTGATGGACTCTGGGTTAAGGACAGATTCATCTGACACAACAAAGCCTCCAGACACAAACAGGTCATTGTAAGTGTGATTTTTCACATCATCCAAACTATCAACCCCTGCAAAGCTGACACAGGAGAACCTCTtcagagtcaccaggccagggatctgttaaaaaacatttgaaatCAGAGGTGCAACCACAGCTCacacagaaaaaggaattaCACAACTCTCCTACCTACTGATGCCAGGCACCAAActtcaaaacacattttcaaaaaaTGACTGTTTCTTCTCCTGCCTAGGGAGGTGCTCTCTCAGGACCATTACAGGAATAAGGTAAATGGATGTTGGGCACttcaaataattttactttCTGTCCAGCACAGGGCCTTAAGCTGTCAGGAATAGCTCAGGTCATTTGAAAGTTGCCTTCACTTCCTGTTAGAGCATCACAGAACCAGAAGCAGAACTACTCAGGACTCTGCACAGCTTTACAACTACCAACAATAAATATGCATTAGCACATGCATGGTGGTGGAAGAAGTTATGAGTAAATGTTGTGACAAGACCATTTTTACTCCAACCATTTTGTTTCTTCCAACAGCAGCTAAACAGGGTCCTGTTGAATGCTGTGCTGTTAGAAGAAAGCAGCCTTGCTCCAAATGAGCTCCTCTCACTATTGCCAACAGGTTTCTGTAGCTCAGTTACTTACGTGGGACATACCTTATGGATGAGATTGGCAATGTCTTCATTCTGGATAATGATCAACAGTTTATCTGAATTATCTCTTCTTTTAAGGAACTCCTCTGGATGGCACTCGGTGTTCCCTAACCTTTTAAGATATTCCTGCCACCACAGAGAGAGGAGACAAGGAATAAGTGAATAGGTAgtttggttaaaacaatgccCAGATGACACCCACAGCAAGAAGGTTTTCCACTTCAGTGAATCCCAGAGGGACTGGCTGCTTTATCTCTCCCATAAATTAATCAGAAGGATGCAGCAACAAAGAGCAGCTGTTTCAGCAATTCAGTCATTCTTATcaaatcacacacacacaatcaACTGACAGTATCAAACTGCCCCAGTTTTCAAGGAAGGCCAGAAGTTTACAACTTTCATCCTACACATTTAAGTCCAGAAGCACAGTGATTTGTCAAACTTCTGTCTACTATCAATTaaaggggaagagaaaaaaccccaaaggcaCAGAGTGACTTTCTTACTTTCTTTCTACAATGGTAGCTATCACATTTCCTCACTTATCACCTTTTTTCTGTAAGCCCACCCCTGGCAGGATCTTCAGAAAGGACCAACCTAGAGCCTGTTCTGTTTTCCAGCTCAAAGAAAAAGACTTACGTAAAAGCTAAATATAAGCAAGACTACCACAAAAGCTCAATGAAGAAATGGGACAGGACAGCCTATTTTCACAACTCACTTTCACAGTGAAAGCAAGTCTGGTTTCATACAAGGGGATTTGAAAGACACTCTGTTCTGACACTAGAGAGAGGTTGAACTGAAACAGCTTTACCTTGATTTCTCTGCAGAGAAcactttcttcctcttcatgAATATAAAATTTGAGAGTGTTTTTCTGTACATCTTCTATTATTTTGACCAGCTGGGTAAGTACTTCAGGTTTTAACTTGCTCATAAGATTAGAAAAATATGGTTGAGTTGAAATGTTTAAGTTCTTAGGGGACTTCTGCATCTTTTCTGGTGGTTCCATGAGATCACCACCAGAAGAAGTCTGATCCTCTGGTTTAGCATTCCCATGActcattttctccttccctgggggcAGGCTTGCTGAGGGCTGCTCATGAGAATGCAGCTCTTGCCCCAGGTCACTGCACAGTGGCTCTGGGCACACAGCCAGCGTGTTGGGCCCCCCgggggcagtgctgctcaccaTCTCCAGTGCTTCAGGACTAGAATAAACTGGGGGAGTCTGCTTCACGCATGAAGAAGCCAAAATGACATTGTTCAACTTCTCAATCAGGCTCTCTATGTATTCTTGGACAGAAATCTCTGATGCCTGCAAACAGATGTGTTCAGAAAGTCTCATGATCCTCTCCTGGGCAGAAAGGACTGGTGTGGACATGTCACTGACATAAGGAATGTTTTTTTGCTGCAACATTTCTTCAATCTTTCTTGCAAAGAGCTTATATTCTTCTAACAGTGTTGTCTCTATTACTGCACTAATGGAATGCTTAGCTGTAAGAGGTTGATCTGTTAGCTCATACTGATCTTCAAGTTTCTCCACTTGTCCTGTGTAATATCCATCTTCTGCTGTCCCCTTCTGTGTGTCTGAAAATGGAGAGCATGGCAATTGATAATCAGAATTTCTCTGTCTATTTACTACCCGGGGGTCATTAGGAAGTGCATCCGTTGGTGGCAAATATTCCAGTGGCTCTTCTGGTGATTTCAGACCTACAGAAGAAGAGTtcatcatcaccatcaccaTCATCTCATGTGTGAAAGTCACACACAGCTGATACACCAAAACCTCCAAATCCCAGCCTGAAAACAGCATTACTGTTATGCCTGCCCCACCAACCAACTTAAATCCCAACACTCAAGTGTTACAGTCTCCTGAGGTACAGAAGCACAGTACATTTAACAGCTAAGACAGTGAAACAGCACAGTCCAAGTCTGCTGAAAAAGCAGAATACAAGTCGTTTTCCCAGAGATAATGTAGAATAAGCACAACAGGATATACCTccattataaattaaaaattaaattagaaatCAAGCAGGGCAACATATCATTCAAGTATTTTCATTTGCTACTAGGTTAAAATCCTCCCTTTTTCAAAAACTTAGACACAAATGACCTTGTGGAGTTGGACTGCAAGCTGCACCTGATCTTGCAATTgtgaaaataagattttttctTGACAAGGGAAGGATATCAGTCTGATGGATTACTGACACAGCTTCAGTGGTGCTGCAAGGAGTGCTTGGAAGACCCTCATAACCCCAGCTCAATTTCTTCACCATCCATATTCAAAAGTATAGTTCTGTTTGTTCTTAAAGCATTAACATTTCTAATTTGTGTTAATATAAGGCCAAACCAATATTCTCCACCAATATCGTTTTCATCCAGCAGATTTCTGCATTAatcaaatacaaaaaataaCTGCACAGGCTATAGACGTGCTTGTGTACCAACATGTGATCCAAGAATGGATCTATGAATCCAGGTACAAACCTTTAGAATATGTTTTCATTCATGACTTGTAGGAACAGAGGGGTTAAAATCCATCTTACCTGTAATTGGGATAAGTTTCCAGTGCATTCCAACTTCCCCTACATTATTTGAGCAGGGATGTTGCCTGAGATAGCCATGTTCTATAGGTGCACTAGGACAGGGACTGCAGTCTTCAAAGGCACTCCCAGAGCTTGCTTCctaaaaagcaagcaaaatgcTCATCTCAAAAcaatttcttttggttttgctcACTATTTATTAAGTTTCTACATTCTGAGCAGCTGACAGAAAGAACTGAGTTCACCAGCACACTGGCAGTTCTGCTATCAATCTAATCCAGCCAAACCTGGAAACATTTCCATGAGGTACTTCTCTGGTCTCTCATTGCTAATGCAGTCCTGAGCACTGGTCTTACAGTATGGAAGCTGGGGGTGCCcaaggggaaggaggggagaaCTGGCTGCTCCCTCACTCTTTCCAGGCTTTTGTCCTCATACCTGACTAAAGCCATGAGGCACTTTAAATAATAtagtttaaataatttaaatttaaataataaagttGCTGAGGCACTGACTACAACTAGTACTGGGTTCTTAAAAAAGCCAATTTCATCTCACATTCCAGATGGGTAGAAGCAAAACAGATTACAGGTAGGACAAACTCATTCCTGCTCTGTGACTTAGAAACTGGGCTTTGTGTGGAAGTACCAGTAACTGAGATCATGGAACAATCACTCTTGCAGGGTAAGGATCTGGGGCACTGTGATCCCTAAGCACAAGGGAATTCATATACAGCACTGCACCAAGAAGGCACATTAAGAGAGCTGAGCATGCAGTGAAATACCCAGAATTCTTCAATTCTGCCCCTTTTTTATTACAGAAAGAATAAAGAACCATGAACACACACTTAAGAGTGGAGAAAATTTCCACCTATGTTCCTACCAAACAGAAAAGCTTCACAGAAGAGTTAACATGTATCTCTGTTTGCCTCcgtaaaaaaagatttttttttcatttagtcTCATATTTATGAAAATAGCACTTTCACTGTCAGCATCTTGGCAGTTTCACTTACTTGTAAATGTAGTGTGTGCTCAAGGGGTGCTTCGTTGGGTGGGAGCTGCAGACTGACATCCACGGGGTAGGGCAAGCCCGGCATGTCAGCTTCCAGCACGGccgggctctgcagctccttgaAGGTAACGCTGTCAGCCTGAGCAGCGTCGGGAAGCTCCGGATCCTgcctgtcctgagctggaatgGATTCATACCCATAGTTTTGTCTCAGATACTCTTCGATCTCCTCGGTGCCTGAGGCCAAGGCCTGAGTGACAGACTGTGCCAGTGCTGGgtcccaggggctggcaggggccaGCGTGTCCAGCAGCGCTCTgaccagcccctcctgctcgGCGCCAGCGTCGGACACATCCGCCTGCCCCAAGTCACCCTCGTGGCCACCGTGGTCAGAATTGCTTGAGAACACATAGTGTGGTGAATCCAAGGTTCTGCCCCCTTAGGAGAGAGTGAGGAGGGGAAAAGGAATCCATTATTCAGtctcaaaatgaaaacaaaaccaaatcgcCCCCACAAACATCGGCCATGTACCCACAGGCTCAATCTTTAGCATCAGTTTGTATGTACACAGACTTATTTAACAAAAATATAGACATGCTTTCATCACATATTCTATGTCATTAATCAATGTCAAAAGACCTTTGAAGGCTCACAGAATTCCAAGCAGGAATCCCAACCATAAAGTCCACCCTTTGCCTCCTCCATCCCTACATGCCAGTCAGTATCTTTTGTCCCTCCAAGAGGACAACTAAGATCAGTCACTTCATCTTCCAGTGATTCACACACATGAGAGTGACTGGTGCTTGATGGAAATCCCCTCTTTGAGTCACCATGCTCCCATTTCCCCCTTCTACAAGAGGCTTCTATAATTGCTTTGAGAAAATGGTCAGGGAAACAGAAATCAAAGAGTTTTTTCTGGCAGACCTTAAGTCAGAGGGTATCTGTGATACTTCTCTGAGGTTTGGATATAGATAATTTCATGCACAGAATTATTTAATCTTATTAGGTTGTTTCCTTTGTCCCACTACACACATTACTGGCTATTTCAAAACTGAACTATGCTTCTTCCCTTCAACCCAAGCTCCTTAGGTATGAAATAGGGTAGTGGACACAGGAAGAATTACAGCCAAGTCAAACTCTACAGAAGACAGTATCAAGTCTGCTGAGTGTTCTGTATTAGAAAGCCTTTGGACAGCTCCGCAGACAAGTAAACTCTCTGAAAGTCTGCTTTCTTTCCAAAGAGGCTAAACAAAAGCAACTTCCAGGAAAATTCCCCTTAACTTGTCTCCTAAAAAGTGGAAACctgcaaaaaaaaccactttcagATCTCAGGCCAAGGTTTAAATGAACCATCATGCATTAAATTGCCACAGCATGCAAAAAGATACTCAATCTTAATGAGTGTTAAATATGCTCTGAATAACAATGTTTAAAGAACTCTAAACAAAGACTTTCTTACCTTCGCACTGACAAATATTCTCTGAAGAGTCATTCATTTTTAGGTATTTCTGAGaattttcagattgtttttcCAGCTTTCTTTTCAGACCACTTCTAATTCTGGGGTCTTCAGAATCAGAATCTCCACCTACATTTTTCTTCCTACACTGGATCAAGTTAATAAGATCCTTGAGTCTTTCAGTATCATAGTCTCCAAAAGGAGGCACTTTTTTTTTGACAACAGTGGCTTCATATTTGGGATGGATTCTTTTCCTGCATTTTGCCTTGGCAAAGTCACAGTAGTCTTCTGTAGCTTCATAATCTGAGAGGGGGCTGAAGCGATGAGGCTTCCTATTTCTATCCAGCAGTTCCTTAGCCCTGGAAAGGGGGAGCTGATAGACCTCCTgactgaaaatgtattttttcaagTACGTGTCAATGTCACCTTTGTGTTTTGGGGCAGGGTGCAGAAATCTTTTGTCATCCAGCCGTGTACTGTACTCATTAAATGTAAATTCTCTCCCTCTTCCAGGGCCATTGTAGAGTTTTTTGAAGTACTCATGTATGTACCTTTCCACAACAGCATCTGCTTTTCCACAATAGTAATCTACACTGCTGTGTCTACGGCTCCGGAGCAAAGCACAATACAGAGCTGGAACCAACTTTGTGAACTCTGCaaccatttcctttttctcatgCAAAACCGTGGTAGTTGAATTTTTCTGTGTTCCATATGAAACACTTTTTTGTGCTgccaaaaggagaaaaaggaatcCACAATTAAAATCAAACCATGAAGCTATAAATAAATGACTAGTTAGCAATACTCTGTGTTAATACATGCTGGGTGAAACACAGTTTGCAATGACCATGAAGAAGTAATTCAGAAGCCAGGGATGCTATATCAAGAAATTTCAACAAGTTTTACATTCCCAAATATTAACAAATGAACCTACAATGAGCAGTATTTGAATTTGTGATGAAACAAATATTTCTAGATACAGCATGACCATAACCAATGCAAACTGTTACTCTTAGTTCACTCCGACTGAGTACTACAAAAATCTTCAACAGAGGATACTCTGTTTAAATACACCTGCACACAACAGTGAGCAAACCTACCTGAGTTAATGACACCTCTGGACTCTGGAAACAGAAACATTGCATGAAGCACACGGGACCGTCCAGTCTGGTGGTCTAGAGcacaaaaaaacagaaacagtTAAAAAGGAGAGGACCACCCAAAGTCAATCTAGTAATCAAAAACCCACACCcctaaaaaaatgaaacaagaaacCCAACTCAAACACAAAACCCCGAGTATGCTTACCGTAAGGGGACATCATCTGccaaggagaaagaagaaaaagaaatcctcTGTCCACAAGTGGTTTCACAAGGACCTGTTTTCAAGCAAAAACAGCAAACTGCTTCAAAGACATTTTCTCACTATGAATACTCTTCTTGACTGTAAGATAATTCTGTCATGGGCAGAGAAGTGCCCTGGTACTTCAGAGTATGCCAGCTAAGGAATTCCAGTGAGACTGTGGATCTTGTAGGATGCCTGAAAGTACTAActagtaaaattatttttaaaaataggaatAGACAAATCTGTTACACTCACAAGTTTCTCCTTCTCCAGTTTTTGAAGTAAACCCTCTAAGTGACTCCCAGAACGGGACTTCTCCACAACTTCATACAGGCTGCAGTACACGCCATTCTTCCACACTGACAGGACACAAGGGGAGAAAGGGAGTGtaaggaaaacagaaacaaaaatgtaattcagaaaacttgaaaatgctgaatttaaagaaattaaaagagaacTATTtaccttcttttctttcttggtaagtttctttcaagaacaatgctGGTGAAATCTTTTTCTTCAACTGATCAATGCTTACAACTTTTTCAACCTCAAGTTTCTCAGGACTGGAGAAGAAGGGTGGGGGGagataaacaaaaaataaagaccTCTTTTTTTACCTTCTACATTCCTATACTCACTGATAAAATAAGAACCAGTAAATACATGTCCTTAAGAATATTTCCTTTGGACTATCTCATGGGTCAGGGGTGTTTATTCCCGCAGAGGAGTGTGTGTCacttgaatggaaaaaaaaaaaccaacaaacccacAAAGAACAGA of the Passer domesticus isolate bPasDom1 chromosome 9, bPasDom1.hap1, whole genome shotgun sequence genome contains:
- the TASOR gene encoding protein TASOR isoform X2 — encoded protein: MADAVIRSGGEMEPEQHQRMEKTSAGVLGVESSRAGAAEDTTQNGGRSESGSAGEALLVAGVAAEDKVPTNLSISSSSQRRSSISTANEQQQQQPPSGVLGGLPPLPKPSEDQQPVRRNYQIPRKSREKKALFQPVPPGSREFEGIIKILHSSYLDSNSVSNFKYRKASLVHSELLEKEFTEKRRQLKSDGHLEKELSESYAFLMVDRCQIQSICEKGLQVGHSKITILGRPSMGVYISKYADLLQPNPLEFGATGDVIVFKIIKGKMKSIYDHIGMKAMESTVKSVLDPTPKHECHVSKNASKVTSLLAYRAYELTQYYFYEYDFDEVRQRPRHVCPYAVVSFTYKDDMVQGPKFGPPSRANTYHADRNTETPNVTLWRGQLWNKGKLVCHVSLKSTARLFLPCRLPEKLEVEKVVSIDQLKKKISPALFLKETYQERKEVWKNGVYCSLYEVVEKSRSGSHLEGLLQKLEKEKLVLVKPLVDRGFLFLLSPWQMMSPYDHQTGRSRVLHAMFLFPESRGVINSAQKSVSYGTQKNSTTTVLHEKKEMVAEFTKLVPALYCALLRSRRHSSVDYYCGKADAVVERYIHEYFKKLYNGPGRGREFTFNEYSTRLDDKRFLHPAPKHKGDIDTYLKKYIFSQEVYQLPLSRAKELLDRNRKPHRFSPLSDYEATEDYCDFAKAKCRKRIHPKYEATVVKKKVPPFGDYDTERLKDLINLIQCRKKNVGGDSDSEDPRIRSGLKRKLEKQSENSQKYLKMNDSSENICQCEGGRTLDSPHYVFSSNSDHGGHEGDLGQADVSDAGAEQEGLVRALLDTLAPASPWDPALAQSVTQALASGTEEIEEYLRQNYGYESIPAQDRQDPELPDAAQADSVTFKELQSPAVLEADMPGLPYPVDVSLQLPPNEAPLEHTLHLQEASSGSAFEDCSPCPSAPIEHGYLRQHPCSNNVGEVGMHWKLIPITDTQKGTAEDGYYTGQVEKLEDQYELTDQPLTAKHSISAVIETTLLEEYKLFARKIEEMLQQKNIPYVSDMSTPVLSAQERIMRLSEHICLQASEISVQEYIESLIEKLNNVILASSCVKQTPPVYSSPEALEMVSSTAPGGPNTLAVCPEPLCSDLGQELHSHEQPSASLPPGKEKMSHGNAKPEDQTSSGGDLMEPPEKMQKSPKNLNISTQPYFSNLMSKLKPEVLTQLVKIIEDVQKNTLKFYIHEEEESVLCREIKEYLKRLGNTECHPEEFLKRRDNSDKLLIIIQNEDIANLIHKIPGLVTLKRFSCVSFAGVDSLDDVKNHTYNDLFVSGGFVVSDESVLNPESITTDKLKQFLTFLEDLNTPDGKWQWKVHCKIQKKLKELGRMNANALDLLTLLNTYEKKYLVEILSYHNCDSQTRNAPELDCLIRLQAQNIKQRHVVFLTEKNLQTLSSYVDNGIVVAAVDDFMRNFKSLVGFNNTVTEQNHLASCSAGQRQSVLVEKDEKDEEDMSLDSGDELSEIEICSGASKYDTHVEALQTEAKGPHGVDAKESCLSVTELTPEAQSGLGEKTYKTGLEEKQPITTVSTTCSAEGKNHNAVEQTPFSNFQVYSRPLNMSHQFSHFNVLTHQTFLGTTYPISPANQNQEGSNYFLSAYNQSVDTEKSSSPGGWDSCCDSSRPYSEQK
- the TASOR gene encoding protein TASOR isoform X1, with the protein product MADAVIRSGGEMEPEQHQRMEKTSAGVLGVESSRAGAAEDTTQNGGRSESGSAGEALLVAGVAAEDKVPTNLSISSSSQRRSSISTANEQQQQQPPSGVLGGLPPLPKPSEDQQPVRRNYQIPRKSREKKALFQPVPPGSREFEGIIKILHSSYLDSNSVSNFKYRKASLVHSELLEKEFTEKRRQLKSDGHLEKELSESYAFLMVDRCQIQSICEKGLQVGHSKITILGRPSMGVYISKYADLLQPNPLEFGATGDVIVFKIIKGKMKSIYDHIGMKAMESTVKSVLDPTPKHECHVSKNASKVTSLLAYRAYELTQYYFYEYDFDEVRQRPRHVCPYAVVSFTYKDDMVQGPKFGPPSRANTYHADRNTETPNVTLWRGQLWNKGKLVCHVSLKSTARLFLPCRLPEKLEVEKVVSIDQLKKKISPALFLKETYQERKEVWKNGVYCSLYEVVEKSRSGSHLEGLLQKLEKEKLVLVKPLVDRGFLFLLSPWQMMSPYDHQTGRSRVLHAMFLFPESRGVINSAQKSVSYGTQKNSTTTVLHEKKEMVAEFTKLVPALYCALLRSRRHSSVDYYCGKADAVVERYIHEYFKKLYNGPGRGREFTFNEYSTRLDDKRFLHPAPKHKGDIDTYLKKYIFSQEVYQLPLSRAKELLDRNRKPHRFSPLSDYEATEDYCDFAKAKCRKRIHPKYEATVVKKKVPPFGDYDTERLKDLINLIQCRKKNVGGDSDSEDPRIRSGLKRKLEKQSENSQKYLKMNDSSENICQCEGGRTLDSPHYVFSSNSDHGGHEGDLGQADVSDAGAEQEGLVRALLDTLAPASPWDPALAQSVTQALASGTEEIEEYLRQNYGYESIPAQDRQDPELPDAAQADSVTFKELQSPAVLEADMPGLPYPVDVSLQLPPNEAPLEHTLHLQEASSGSAFEDCSPCPSAPIEHGYLRQHPCSNNVGEVGMHWKLIPITGLKSPEEPLEYLPPTDALPNDPRVVNRQRNSDYQLPCSPFSDTQKGTAEDGYYTGQVEKLEDQYELTDQPLTAKHSISAVIETTLLEEYKLFARKIEEMLQQKNIPYVSDMSTPVLSAQERIMRLSEHICLQASEISVQEYIESLIEKLNNVILASSCVKQTPPVYSSPEALEMVSSTAPGGPNTLAVCPEPLCSDLGQELHSHEQPSASLPPGKEKMSHGNAKPEDQTSSGGDLMEPPEKMQKSPKNLNISTQPYFSNLMSKLKPEVLTQLVKIIEDVQKNTLKFYIHEEEESVLCREIKEYLKRLGNTECHPEEFLKRRDNSDKLLIIIQNEDIANLIHKIPGLVTLKRFSCVSFAGVDSLDDVKNHTYNDLFVSGGFVVSDESVLNPESITTDKLKQFLTFLEDLNTPDGKWQWKVHCKIQKKLKELGRMNANALDLLTLLNTYEKKYLVEILSYHNCDSQTRNAPELDCLIRLQAQNIKQRHVVFLTEKNLQTLSSYVDNGIVVAAVDDFMRNFKSLVGFNNTVTEQNHLASCSAGQRQSVLVEKDEKDEEDMSLDSGDELSEIEICSGASKYDTHVEALQTEAKGPHGVDAKESCLSVTELTPEAQSGLGEKTYKTGLEEKQPITTVSTTCSAEGKNHNAVEQTPFSNFQVYSRPLNMSHQFSHFNVLTHQTFLGTTYPISPANQNQEGSNYFLSAYNQSVDTEKSSSPGGWDSCCDSSRPYSEQK